The region AGCCGGGCGACAAGGCCGGCGAAGACGCGGGCGACGACGAGGACGACGAGGAGAGCACCAAGCCGGCGTTCACCGAGCCGCTTCCCACGGGCGCGATCGTCATCTCGTCGAACGACGACGAGGACGTCCCGGTCTACTCGACCCAGATCACCGGCGCCACCGCCGACCCGGTCAAGGACTATCTGAAGCAGATCGGCAAGGTGCCGCTGCTCAACGCGGCCGAAGAGGTCGAACTGGCGATGCGCATCGAGGCGGGTCTGTTCGCCGAGGAGAAGCTGTCGCACATGTCTGCTGCCGAGAAGACCTCGCAGCTCGGCCTCGACCTGCAGTGGGTCGCCCGTGACGGACAGCGTGCGAAGAGCCACCTGCTCGGCGCGAACCTGCGTCTGGTCGTCTCGCTCGCCAAGCGCTACACCGGTCGCGGCATGCAGTTCCTGGACCTCATCCAGGAGGGCAACCTCGGCCTCATCCGCGCGGTCGAGAAGTTCGACTACACCAAGGGCTTCAAGTTCTCGACCTACGCGACGTGGTGGATCCGCCAGGCGATCACCCGTGCGATGGCCGACCAGGCCCGCACGATCCGCATCCCGGTGCACATGGTCGAGGTCATCAACAAGCTCGCCCGCGTCCAGCGCCAGATGCTGCAGGACCTCGGCCGCGAGCCCACGCCCGAAGAGCTGAGCCGTGAGCTCGACATGACCCCCGAGAAGGTCATCGAGGTGCAGAAGTACGGGCGCGAGCCCATCTCGCTGCACACGCCCCTCGGCGAAGACGGCGACAGCGAGTTCGGCGACCTCATCGAGGACACCGAGGCGGTCGTCCCGGCCGACGCGGTCGGCTTCACGATGCTCCAGCGTCAGCTCGAGTCGCTCCTCGACTCGCTCAGCGAGCGTGAGGCGGGCGTGATCCGCATGCGCTTCGGCCTCGGCGACGGCCAGCCCAAGACGCTCGACCAGATCGGCGACACCTTCGGCGTCACGCGCGAGCGGATCCGTCAGATCGAGTCGAAGACCATGGCGAAGCTGCGTCACCCGAGCCGCTCGCAGTCGCTGCGGGACTACCTCGAGTGAGCGAGGCGAACGCAGGCAAGGCGCTCACCGTCCAGATCGAGGGATCCTCGTTCGCCCGCATCCCGATCCGCACGCGTGTCGTGATGCCGGGCGACGACCTCGACGGATTCATCCGGGAGTACGCCGCCGACCTCGTGCGCGACGGCGACCTGCTGTTCGTGACCGAGAAGATCGTGGCGATCACCCAGGGCCGTTCGTACCTCGTCGAAGACATCGCACCGCGCCGCCTCGCCCTGTTCCTCTCGAAGTACGTGACCCGCACGCCGTACGGCATCGGACTCGGCATGCCCGAGACGATGGAGATGGCGCTGCGCGAGTGCGGCACACCGCGGATCCTGTTCGCTGCCGCCGTCTCGGCGGTGACGAAGCTCTTCGGCCGCAAGGGCGACTTCTACCGCATCGCGGGCGACAAGGCGCGTGCCATCGACGGGCCCACGAGCGGCACCATCCCGCCGTACAACAAGGCGGTCGTGCTCGGCCCCGAGCGTCCGCGCGAAGTCGCGGCGCACCTCAAGTCGCTCCTGCGCGGCGTCCCCGAGGTGGCGGTCGTCGACATCAACGACCTCGGCGGGAACATCCTCGGCTCGACGCTCGACAAGGCAGCCGAGAAGCGCCTGGTCACGATCCTGAGCGACAATCCGCTGGGCCAGGGCCACCAGTCGACGCCGCTCGGCATCGTCCGCCGGGCCTGACCTCGACTCAGCGAAACGGCGCGGCCACCCTCAGGGGTGCCGCGCCGTTTCGCATTCCTGCGCGCGTCAGAATCCGATCGCCGCGCGATAGCGCGGCTTGTGACCGGTGCGGATGCCGGTGACGCTGGGCTTGTTCTCGTACACGCCCGCGCCCCAGTTGCCCTCCACGAGCACGGGTCCGTCGGGGGTCACCACGATGTCCCAGCCGACGTACTGCACCTGCGGCACCACGCGGGCCACCTCGTCGACGAAGGCGATGACCTCGTCGATCATCGGCAGCTGGAAGTCGCCGATGACGAAGCCGCTGTCGGGGTGCTTCTCGTGCACGTGGCCGTGGGAGTCGTAGCCGGGGCCGACGGCGTGGCCGCGCTCGTCGAGCATCGTGTAGAACCCGCCAAACGTCATCTGATCGCTCACGGCGCCGCGTCCGAACTTCTGCGCCATCGCCAGGATGTGCGTCTTCCGCCCGTCGAAGAACGCGGTCACGCGGGTCGTGTTCACGGTGCCCGGGCAGACCGCCGCGAGATCGGCGTGCTGCCGGATGACCTCTTCGATGAGGAGCTCGCCTCGCGCGAGAAGGCCCGTGTGGAACTCGGTCCAGTCCGTGATCTCGGCGGCGTGGTAGCGGTGCACGCCGGTGCCGGCCTGGCCGACCGGCTCCTTGGTGACGATCGTGCCGTGACTCTCGGTGAACGCGCGCACGGCGTCGGCGTTGCCCGCCTCGACGATCATCCAGTCGCGCCGCAGCAGATCGCTGAACCGACGGTCGAACTCGACCTTGTCCTGGAAGATGTGGCGGAAGTCGGGGTGGTCGTACTTCTGCGAGATCTCGTTCGACACCGGATGGGTCATGTACGTCGCGCGCTCAGCCTTGTTGAGGATCGCGAAGTCGTAGTCGACGTAGTCCTGGAATCCGACCTGGCGGAATCCGGCCGACCAGAGCATGTCGACGGCGACGGCCGGGGTCCACTTGTCGTGGTCGCGCGCCGCCTCACGAGCGCGGTCCACCACCGATCCCAGATCGATGCGGCGGACACGCCAGGCGAGATAGCGAAGGCGGGGACCAAGGCGGAAGCCCTGAGAAGACATGCGTGCTCCGGGATCGGGATCGGGGGACCCCGATAGTCTAGAGGCGTGAGTTCCTCGATCCCTGGGCGCGACGCGTCGGCGCCGGGATCGGAGCCGCGGAGCACCCCGATCGCCCGTGTGTCGCGGACGGCGCTGACCGCGAACCTCCGCATGGCGCAGCGGCGAAGCATCCGCGCCTTCGCGCCGTCGCTGCTCGACGCGGATGCGTGGGGGCACGGCGCCGGTCTCGTGCAGGAGGTCCTCGACTCGGCCTCGATCCCGCCGGCGGACGCGGCGGGAGCGCGGGACCTCTCCACGACCGCAGCTGACCGCGGCGCGCCGACCCCCGCTCCTGACACGCTGACGGCGTCGATGCTGTTCGGGATGCCGGCAAGCGGCGCGACACCGGCCCTCCGGCTGAGCGGCTCGGTGCTGTCCGTCAAAGCCCTCCGCGCCGGCGAGGGCGTCTCGTACGGCTTCCTGCACCGGGCCGACCGCGACACGCGGGTCGCCCTCGTGACCGGTGGCTACGCGCAGGGCATCTTCCGCGAGCTCGGCGGCAGGGTCGAGGTCGCGATCGCGGGGGAGCGGCATCCGATCATCGGGCGTGTCGCGATGGATGTCTGCGTCGTCGACGTCGGCGAAGCGGCGGTCGCGCGCGGTGACGAGGTGCTGTTCCTCGGAGACCCTGCGCAGGGCGAGCCCGCGCTCGACGACTGGGTGCTGGCGACCGGTCTCGACCCCGCCGAGCTCATCACCGCCGTCGGCCTGCGCTGCATCCGCGAGGCGGCGCCATGACCACGCGAATGCACGTGGACCTCGACGCCCTCCGAACGAACATCGCGCGCGTGCGGGAGACCGTCGCCCCTGCGCAGCTGATGATCGTCGTCAAGGACGACGCGTACGGCCACGGACTCGAGGCTGTCGCGCGCACCGCCGCCACCGCCGGGGTGACCTGGTTCGGGGCCTTCGACGTGCGCACCGGATCGGCCGTGCGCGCGGCTGTCGGCCCGGTGCCCCGCATCTTCGCCTGGATCGCGGCGTCGCGATCCGAACTCGATGAGGCCATCGCGGCCGACCTCGACCTGGGGATCGGCGACAGCGATCTGCTGGAGGAGCTCGCCGTGGCTGCTCAGCACGCCGCGGTCGTCGCCCGCGTGCACCTGAAGATCGACACCGGCCTGCATCGCAACGGGGTCCGCCCCGAGCACTGGTCGGCGTTCGTCGACCGCGCCGCCGCGCTGGAGACCGGGGGACTGATCGAGGTCGTCGGCGTGTGGAGCCACATCGCGGAAGCGTCCGACGCCGAGGACGACGAGGCGCGCGTCGCGTTCGAGCACGCCGTCGCCGTCGCCCGGGCCGCGGGCCTCCGGCCGCGCGTGCGCCACCTCGCCGCCAGCGCCGCGTCGTTCGCCCGGCCCGAGTTCCGCTACGACATGGTCCGCGTCGGCGCGTTCTGCTACGGCATCCGTTCGGCGGGCGGCCCGTCGGCATCCGACCTCGGCGTCACGCCGATCGCGCGACTGGATGCAGCAGTCACCGCCGTGCGCGGCGACGACGTGCACATCGCGCTCGGCGGGCTCCAGGGCCTTCCGACCGCGCTGCGCGGCCGCGGTGCCGTCGTCGGCACACCGGCGGGTGCACGGGAGCTGCGGCTCGTCGGGCTGCACGAATCCATCGTGGCGTCCTGGCCGGGCGCGCAGAACGGCGACGCCGTGACCGTCTACGGTCCCGGCGTCGCCGGAGAAGTGTCAGCCACCGATCTGGCCGAGCTCATCGGCACGATCGGCGAGGAGATCGCGGTACGCGTGTCACCTCTGATCCCGCGCACCTACGCGGGAGAGTGAGAGTCAGACCGCCTCGGCCAGGCGAGCGGTCTCGTCGTGCCACGAGGTGGCGATGGCCCGAAGCTTCTCTTCGTACTTGCGCCCGTGGTGAGCGCAGAAGAGCAGCTCGCTGCCGTTGACCTCTGCCGCGATGTACGCCTGCGCGCCGCACGAATCGCAGCGATCGGCGGCGGTGAGGCGGTACTCGAGGACTGCTCCGGTCTCGGTCGGTGTCGAAACTGCGTTCATCTCGGTGCCTCCTCGTATGAATAGAACGTCGCGCTCGGTCATGAAATACAACCACGCCGATGTTTCGAGAATGCCGCGAACGGGTCACATTTCGCTGAGCGCGTACCCCGGGGGCACCGGAAGCGTGTCGGGGGAGCCGTTTCGCCGGGGGCGAATACGATGGGAGATTGTGACGTCCGAGTACTCCGCCCATCACCTTCAGGTGCTCGAAGGACTCGAAGCGGTCCGCAAGCGCCCCGGCATGTACATCGGGTCCACGGACTCCCGCGGACTCATGCACTGCCTCTGGGAGATCATCGACAACGCCGTCGACGAGGCCCTCGCCGGGCACGGGTCGAAGATCGAGATCCTCCTGCACGCCGACGGCAGCGTCGAGGTGCGCGACCAGGCGCGCGGCATCCCCGTCGACGTCGAGCCGCGCACCGGTCTCACCGGCGTCGAGGTCGTCTTCACGAAGCTGCACGCCGGCGGCAAGTTCGGCGGCGGCTCGTACGCGGCTTCCGGCGGTCTCCACGGCGTCGGCGCATCCGTCGTCAACGCCCTCTCCGAGCGACTCGACGTCGAGGTCGACCGCGGCGGCAAGACCTGGGCGATGTCCTTCCACCGTGGCGAGCCCGGGATGTTCTCCAACGGCAGCCCCGACTCCACGTTCACGCCCTTCGAGGACGGCAGCGAGCTCCGGGTCGCCGGACGCGCCGCCCGGGGCGTCACCGGCACGCGCATCCGCTACTGGGCCGACCGGCAGATCTTCACGAAGGATGCCGCGTTCAATCTCGCCGACCTCGAGCAGCGCGCGCGCCAGACCGCGTTCCTCGTTCCCGGGCTCGAGATCCTCATCCGCGACGAGCGCACCGACGAGAAGGTGGAGACCAGCTACCGCTTCGACGGCGGCATCTCGGAGTTCGCGGACTTCCTCGCCCCGGACGCCCCGATCACCGACACCTGGCGGCTCACGGGCACCGGGTCGTTCACCGAGACGGTACCCGTCCTCCAGCCGTCCGGCGCGATGGTGCCGACCGAGGTGGAGCGCGAGTGCGAGGTCGACCTCGCCGTGCGGTGGGGGACCGGCTACGAGACCACGACGCGCTCGTTCGTCAACATCATCGCGACGCCCAAGGGCGGCACCCACCAGGCCGGCTTCGAAGCCGGGCTCATGAAGGTGATGCGCGCGCAGGTCGAGCAGAACGCCCGCAAGCTCAAGGTCGGCACCGACAAGATCGAGAAGGACGACATCCTCGCCGGTCTCAGTGCGGTGCTGACGGTGCGCCTTCCCGAGCCGCAGTTCGAGGGCCAGACGAAGGAGGTGCTCGGCACGCCCGCCGTGCGCCAGATCGTCGCCAACGTCGTCGCCCGTGAGCTCACCGCCCGCTTCGCGTCGACCAAGCGGGAAGACAAGGCGCAGAGCGCCCTGCTCCTCGAGAAGGTCGTCTCGGAGATGAAGGCGCGCATCTCGGCGCGCACCCACAAAGAGACGCAGCGCCGCAAGAACGCGCTCGAGTCGTCGACGCTCCCGGCGAAGCTCGCGGACTGCCGCTCGAACGACGTCGCCGAATCGGAGCTGTTCATCGTCGAGGGCGACTCGGCGCTCGGCACCGCCAAGCTCGCCCGGAACAGCGAGTTCCAGGCGCTGCTGCCCATCCGCGGCAAGATCCTCAACGTGCAGAAGGCGTCGGTGAGCGACATGCTCTCCAACGCCGAGTGCGCAGCCATCATCCAGGTGATCGGCGCCGGCTCCGGTCGGTCGTTCGACCTCGACGTCGCCCGCTACGGCAAGATCATCCTGATGAGCGACGCCGATGTCGACGGGGCGCACATCCGCACGCTGCTGCTGACCCTCTTCTTCCGGTACATGCGCCCATTGATCGACGAAGGCCGCGTCTACGCCGCCGTGCCGCCGCTGCACCGCGTGATCGTGATGAATCCGGGTTCGAAGCCCAACGAGACGATCTACACGTACAGCGAGAACGAGCTGCACACGCTGCTGGCGAAGCTCACGAAGGCGGGCAAGCGCTGGCAGGAGCCGATCCAGCGTTACAAGGGACTCGGCGAGATGGATGCCGATCAGCTCGCGACGACGACGATGGACCGCGCCGGTCGGACGCTCCGCCGCGTGCGGATGCAGGACGCCGAAGCCGCCACCCGGGTCTTCGAGCTGCTCATGGGCAACGACGTCGCCCCGCGCAAGGAGTTCATCATCGACTCGAGCGCGCGCCTCGATCGCGAGCGCATCGACGCCTGAGCCCGGGATCGCGACGCCCCGGCGCGCCCGGCGGTCGGTGCACCGGCTCGGACGTCGGTCACGACCCCGGCGCGCGCACGGCGGTCACGACGCCGGCGCCGGGTCGGACATCAGCGGACCGCGGTGCCGACGGCGGCGACCACGCCGTCGAGGGGCGCACCCGAGGCATCGCGCTTCGCGCCGCTCTCGGGGAGCGCGCGCACCGAGCCGTCCGCTCCGACGGCTCGCGGATCGGTGCCGACCCACGCGAGCGTGAGCGCATCCTCGCCGCGCAGGAGGCGCTGTGCGCGCACGCCGCCGGTGGCGCGTCCCTTCGCGGGGAACTCGGTGAACTGCGAGACCTTGGCGCTGCCGGCATCCGTCCCCGCCAGGGCGGTCGTCGACCCTGCGACGGTGACGACGACCGCCTCGAAGTCGGCCGGACCGACCACGCTGAACGCGATCACCTGGGCGTCGGATGCGAGACGGATGCCCGCCATGCCGCCCGCCGAACGCCCCTGCGGACGCACCGACGAGGCGTCGAACCGCAGCAGCTGCGCGTCGGAGGCGACGAACACGAGTTCGGCGCCGTCGCTCGCCGGCGCAGCGCCGACGACGCGGTCGCCGTCCTTCAGCGCGATGATCTCGATGTCGTGCTTGGTGCCGACCTCGGTCGCCGCGACGCGCTTGACGACGCCCTGGGCCGTGCCGAGTGCGATCGGCGCGCCCTCCGTCAACGGCACGACGGCGACGACGTGCTCGCCGCCGCTGAGCCCGAGGTACTGGTCGGCGCGCGCGCCGGCGGCGGGCTGCACCGAGTTGCCCGGGACCGACGGCAGGTCGACGGGCGAGAACCGCACGAGGCGCCCGAGCGAGGTGACCGCGCCGATGTCGCCGCGGGTGGTGGTGTCGACCGCCGAGCGGATCGCATCGTGCTTGGATCGGCGGGCAGGGGGGACGATGCCGCCGCCCGGCGCGTCGGCGCTGAGCTCCGCTCGCACCATCCGGCCGGTGGCGGAGAGGAACACGCGGCACGGCGCGTCCGCGATCTGCAGGTCGGCCGCTGCGGCCGCCGCACGGGAGCGCGGAGCCACCGGCCCGCCGTTGAGCAGCAGCGTGCGGCGCGGCGTGCCGTAGGTCTCGGCCACCGCATCGAGCTCGCGCGCGACCTGCGCACGCAGGAGGATGTCGCTGCCGAGGAGCTCCTCGAGCTCGGCGATCTCCTTGCGCAGGCTGTCGCGCTCGGCCTCGAGCTCGATGCGCGAGAAGCGTGTGAGCCGGCGCAGCCGCAGCTCGAGGATGTACTCCGCCTGCGGCTGCGACAGGTCGAAGACATCCATGAGGCGCACGCGGGCCTGCTCGCCGTCGTCGGACGCGCGGATGACCTGGATGACCTCGTCGATGTCGAGGATCGCGATGAGGAGGCCTTCGACGAGGTGCAGCCGCTCGCGGCGACGCTCGAGGCGATACCGGCTGCGCCTCGTGACCACGCTGATGCGGTGGTCGAGGTACACGCGGAGGAGCTCCTTGAGCCCGAGCGTGCGGGGCTGACCGCCGACGAGGGCGACGTTGTTGATGCTGAAGGAGTCCTCGAGCGGGGTGAGCCGGTAGAGGTGCTCGAGCACCGCCTGCGGATCGAAGCCGGTCTTGATCGCGATCACCAGGCGCAGGCCCTTGTGGCGGTCGGTCAGGTCCTGGACGTCGGCGATGCCCTGCAGCTTCTTCGCGCCGACCGCATCCTTGATCTTCTCGATGATGCGCTCGGGACCGACGAGGTACGGCAGCTCGGTCACGACGATGCCGGTGCGTCGCGGTCCGAGCGTCTCGATCGACGCCTTCGCACGGGTGCGGAACGACCCCCGGCCGTTGGCGTACGCATCCTTGATGCCGTCGAGGCCCACGATGATGCCGCCAGACGGCAGGTCGGGACCGGGGACGAACTCCATGAGCTCCTCGACGGTCGCGTCGGGGTTGTCGAGCAGGTGTGTCGCGGCGCCCACGACCTCGATGAGGTTGTGCGGCGCCATGTTGGTGGCCATGCCGACCGCGATGCCGGCGGCGCCGTTGACCAGGAGGTTCGGGAACGCGGCGGGGAGCACCTCGGGCTGCTGGAACTGGCCGTCGTAGTTGGGGATGAAGTCGACGACGTCCTCGTCGAGGTTCTCGGTGAGCGCGATCGCGGGCGGAGCCAGGCGCGCCTCGGTGTAGCGCGCCGCGGCAGGCCCGTCGTCGAGCGACCCGAAGTTGCCGTGCCCGTCGACGAGCGGGACGCGCAGCGAGAAGGGCTGGGCGAGGCGCACCAGCGCGTCGTAGATGGCCGAATCGCCGTGCGGGTGGAGCTTTCCCATCACCTCGCCGACGACGCGCGCGCTCTTCACGTGGCCGCGGTCGGGGCGCAGCCCCATGTCGGACATCTGGAACAGGATGCGCCGCTGCACGGGCTTCAGTCCGTCACGGGCATCCGGGAGGGCGCGCGAGTAGATGACCGAGTACGCGTACTCGAGGAATGAGCCCTGCATCTCCGCGGAGACATCGACGTCTTCGATGCGACCGTGGTCGGAGGATGCGGAATCGGTGCGCGGTGCAGGCATGTAGTGAAAGGCCTCGGGTGACGGCGGAGTGGGTCGGGGTCGCCACCGGCGTGGACGGTCGCCACGAGTGTGGAAGACTGACCCCGATGTCCTTCAGCCTACCGGCGGAGCCCGCCAGAGCCCGGAACCTCGCGGGTGTCGTGCCACAGCTGCTGCGCGCTCTGGACGGAACGTCCGACTGGTTCGCCCCCGCGCGCAGCGCCATCGTCTTCGTCGTGGACGGCCTCGGCGCGACCAACCTGGGTGCGCGCAGCGGCCACGCGCGCTTCCTCGCGCAGGCGATGGCCAAGCGCGACGTCGCCCGCACCGTCTTCCCGTCGACCACCGCGTCAGCCCTCACCTCGCTGCTCACCGGCCGAGAGGTCGGGCAGCACGGCATCGTGGGCTACCGTGCGCGCATCCCGGGCACCGACGACGTCGTCAACCAGCTGCGCGGATGGGACACCGACGGCCTGCCCCGCAGCTGGCAGCGGGCGACGCCGCTCACGACGGGGGAGCGGCAGTTCTTCGCGGTCACCAAGCCCGAGTATTCGGGCACCGGCTTCACGGCCGCCACGCTCGAGGGCGCGCAGTTCCACGGGCACGAGTCGCTCGCCGACCGCGTCGCAGCCGCCGCCGACCTGGCGGCGCGGCATCCGGGTTCACTCACCTACCTCTACGCGCCGGAGCTCGACGGCCTCGGCCACCGCTTCGGCTGGGAGTCGGATCGCTGGACTGCGGGCCTCGAGGCGCTCGACGATGCCGCACGACGCATGGCCGGCGGACTCCACCGCGGCACCGGGGTGGTCGTCACAGCCGACCACGGCATGGTCGACGTGCCGCGGCACCGCCACGTGCTCCTCCATGACGACGATCCGCTCGTCGACGGCGTGCGGCTGATCGGCGGAGAGCCCCGGATGCTGCACCTCTACGCCGAAGAGGGCGCGGCGGCCGCCGTGGCGGAGCGCTGGCGCGAGGCCGAGGGCGCTCAGGCGTGGGTGCTCGAGCGCGATGAGGCGATCGACGCCGGGCTCTTCGGAGAAGTCGACGACGACGTGCGCGGACGCATCGGCGACGTGCTCGTCGCCGCACGCGCCGCCGTGGCGTACTACGACGACCGGATCGCCGACAAGGCGCCGCAGAAGATGGTGGGCCAGCACGGCTCGCTCTCGCACGAAGAGCGCACGGTGCCGCTCATCCGCCTCGGCGCGTTCGCCTGATCAGTCGTCGGTGCGGGCGCCGAACACGATCTCGTCCCACGACGGCATCGAGGTGCGCCCCTTGCGGCGCCCCGCCTCGGCCACCTGCGCCGCGCGCTCTTCGATGGGCGTTTCCACAGCGGGCTCGGGCTCAGCGGGTGTCTCGTCGTACCCCGGCTCGAGCGCGTCGAACAGGGCGACCGGAGCGTTCGTGCGCGGCGGGTCGACCTCGTCGGCGCCGGGCAGTGGCTCGCGCTGGCCGCGGCGGCGGCGCAGCGCCTCGAGCAGGTCGGCGGTCTGGGCCGAGGTCACCAGCGGCTCGTCGGCGCGCTTGATCGCCGCCTGCTGCACGGCGGGTGCTGCGGCCGCGGGAAGATCCGGGCTCTCGAGGTCGGCGTCGGGGAGCCTGCGCGGACCGAACGCGCCGCTGTCGAAGCGCGTGTCGTCTTTGGGGGAGGAGTCGAGCGCCCGCAGGCGCGGGATGAGCCCGTCGGGCAGGGATCCCTGACGGGAGAGCTGGATCGCGTCGGAGTTGAGCGGCGACAGCGTGCTGCGCCGGGGATCGAAGCCCCAGCGGGCGTCATGGTCGATCTCGTTCGCGGTGAACGCGAGCTTGACGATCCAGCCGGTGGGTTCCTTCCAGCTGGTCCAGCGTTCGCCGCCGGCGGCGGCCTCCGACAGCTTCCCCCGCACCGCGGAGCCGAAGGTGTGCTGGCCGTCACCGGTGAAGTCGCCGCCCAGCAGGACCGGCACGGCGAGGGCTTGACCGACGATGTGCTCGCGCTCGGCGAGCACCGGACCCTCGAACCGCGTCACGTCTTCGATGCGGGCGCCGAGGAGCTCCGCCACCTCCTGCGCCGAGAGGCCGGCACGGATGTGCGACTGGATCTCGCGCGGACTGGGCCGGGGCGCCTGCGGCTCCGCCTCGCGTTCGCGACGGGCCTTGCGCATCTCGAAGCGCAGCACGTCGTCGACGGCGAGCGAGAAGCGCTCGCCCGACTCGGTCGCCAGAACGAGGAGGTCGTCCTCGGTTCCGATCACCTTGAGCTGTTCCATGCGGAAGCCCTCCGATCTGCTGTCCAGCCATGCTGACACAGAGCACCGATCACGACGGGAATATCCCGCGCGTGGCGCGAGTTTCAGGCGTCGGATGCAGCGAGCAGGCGAAGTCGCATTTGCCAAACGCGAGCGCGTCATGCAAACTATGGCCGCCCATATGGGCGCGCACCTGCGATACCCGGAAGTAGAGACGTTCAGGAATGGCCACCGATTACGACGCCCCCCGCAAGACCGAGGACGACAGCGAGTCGATCGAGGCGCTCAAGGAGCGCGTGCCCGACAAGATGTCGGGCGCGGTCGGAGACGAGGACGCCGACAACCCGTCGGGGTTCGAGCTGCCGGGTGCCGACCTGTCCGACCTCGAGCTCGACGTCGTCGTGCTGCCGCCGCAGGAGGACGAGTTCACCTGCACGAACTGCTTCCTCGTGAAGCACCGTTCGCAGCTCTCGCCCGAGTCCGCCGCGAACGCGGCTATCTGCGTGGAGTGCGCGAGCTGACCTGAGCGCGGCCCAGCGCCGCAGCCAGACGCTCGGGCGTCCGCGACGAGACGACCCATGCCGGCGTCGGATCGTCGGGGTCGGTCACCGCGACCACCACGACCCCGTCGATCCCGCCGCGCAGCAGGTGCCACGACCGCGGATCCAGGCCCGCGCCGCGGGCGTGACGCGCGTCGTCGCCCGTGTGCACCGAGATCGCGCCGAGATGCCGCGCGTCGATATGCGCGCGTCCGGCGCGCAGCTCGGTTCCGTCGACCGAGACGACCGGCGCGCCGAGCACCAGCGCCGTCACGACGAGCACGGCCACGACCGCTCCGATCACGAGTGAGACCGTCCGATCGACCGGGACGAGGACGAGTCCCGCCATCGGGCCGGCGACCGCCGCGCTGACGAGGATCCACAGCGACGGGCCGAGCCGTTCGCGATAGTGGACGGGGGCCGTGGTGCGTGCTGAATTCTGCATTACCCTCGTTGGGTGACTGAATCGGTGGACGTCCTCATTATCGCCCCCGAGCCCCCGGTGTACGCCCACCCCGGCGACGCGGGGGCAGAC is a window of Microbacterium terrae DNA encoding:
- a CDS encoding DNA gyrase/topoisomerase IV subunit A codes for the protein MPAPRTDSASSDHGRIEDVDVSAEMQGSFLEYAYSVIYSRALPDARDGLKPVQRRILFQMSDMGLRPDRGHVKSARVVGEVMGKLHPHGDSAIYDALVRLAQPFSLRVPLVDGHGNFGSLDDGPAAARYTEARLAPPAIALTENLDEDVVDFIPNYDGQFQQPEVLPAAFPNLLVNGAAGIAVGMATNMAPHNLIEVVGAATHLLDNPDATVEELMEFVPGPDLPSGGIIVGLDGIKDAYANGRGSFRTRAKASIETLGPRRTGIVVTELPYLVGPERIIEKIKDAVGAKKLQGIADVQDLTDRHKGLRLVIAIKTGFDPQAVLEHLYRLTPLEDSFSINNVALVGGQPRTLGLKELLRVYLDHRISVVTRRSRYRLERRRERLHLVEGLLIAILDIDEVIQVIRASDDGEQARVRLMDVFDLSQPQAEYILELRLRRLTRFSRIELEAERDSLRKEIAELEELLGSDILLRAQVARELDAVAETYGTPRRTLLLNGGPVAPRSRAAAAAADLQIADAPCRVFLSATGRMVRAELSADAPGGGIVPPARRSKHDAIRSAVDTTTRGDIGAVTSLGRLVRFSPVDLPSVPGNSVQPAAGARADQYLGLSGGEHVVAVVPLTEGAPIALGTAQGVVKRVAATEVGTKHDIEIIALKDGDRVVGAAPASDGAELVFVASDAQLLRFDASSVRPQGRSAGGMAGIRLASDAQVIAFSVVGPADFEAVVVTVAGSTTALAGTDAGSAKVSQFTEFPAKGRATGGVRAQRLLRGEDALTLAWVGTDPRAVGADGSVRALPESGAKRDASGAPLDGVVAAVGTAVR
- a CDS encoding alkaline phosphatase family protein, translating into MSFSLPAEPARARNLAGVVPQLLRALDGTSDWFAPARSAIVFVVDGLGATNLGARSGHARFLAQAMAKRDVARTVFPSTTASALTSLLTGREVGQHGIVGYRARIPGTDDVVNQLRGWDTDGLPRSWQRATPLTTGERQFFAVTKPEYSGTGFTAATLEGAQFHGHESLADRVAAAADLAARHPGSLTYLYAPELDGLGHRFGWESDRWTAGLEALDDAARRMAGGLHRGTGVVVTADHGMVDVPRHRHVLLHDDDPLVDGVRLIGGEPRMLHLYAEEGAAAAVAERWREAEGAQAWVLERDEAIDAGLFGEVDDDVRGRIGDVLVAARAAVAYYDDRIADKAPQKMVGQHGSLSHEERTVPLIRLGAFA
- the sepH gene encoding septation protein SepH; the encoded protein is MEQLKVIGTEDDLLVLATESGERFSLAVDDVLRFEMRKARREREAEPQAPRPSPREIQSHIRAGLSAQEVAELLGARIEDVTRFEGPVLAEREHIVGQALAVPVLLGGDFTGDGQHTFGSAVRGKLSEAAAGGERWTSWKEPTGWIVKLAFTANEIDHDARWGFDPRRSTLSPLNSDAIQLSRQGSLPDGLIPRLRALDSSPKDDTRFDSGAFGPRRLPDADLESPDLPAAAAPAVQQAAIKRADEPLVTSAQTADLLEALRRRRGQREPLPGADEVDPPRTNAPVALFDALEPGYDETPAEPEPAVETPIEERAAQVAEAGRRKGRTSMPSWDEIVFGARTDD
- a CDS encoding DUF4193 domain-containing protein, translated to MATDYDAPRKTEDDSESIEALKERVPDKMSGAVGDEDADNPSGFELPGADLSDLELDVVVLPPQEDEFTCTNCFLVKHRSQLSPESAANAAICVECAS
- a CDS encoding DUF3093 domain-containing protein, translated to MQNSARTTAPVHYRERLGPSLWILVSAAVAGPMAGLVLVPVDRTVSLVIGAVVAVLVVTALVLGAPVVSVDGTELRAGRAHIDARHLGAISVHTGDDARHARGAGLDPRSWHLLRGGIDGVVVVAVTDPDDPTPAWVVSSRTPERLAAALGRAQVSSRTPRR